The genomic region GGCCCAGGCGGTGCAGATCTTCGAGAACCTGAAGACCGTGCTGGCCTCCGCCGGCACCTCGCTCGATCAGGTGGTCAAGCTCACCACCTTCACGACCAACGTCGTCTACCGGCAGAAGATCGCGGAGGTACGCGCGCGGTATTTCAAGGACTACTTCCCGCCGAACACCTTTCTCGTCGTGGCGAGCCTCGCCACGCCGGATTACCTGCTCGAGATCGAAGCGGTCGCGGCCTGCCCTTAAGCCATCGCGGGAGGCGGTTCGATGGCGCAGATCCGCCGTGCGGTCGATCAGGATTTTGAGGCGGCGCACCGGCTGCTGGAGCAGCTGATGCCCGCGCCGTCGAACCTCAGGCACGCCATCTGGAGCCGGACGCTCGCCCATCAGGGCTACGCGGCCTGGATCGCGGAGGTCGACGGCCGCCCCGCCGGGTTTATCGACCTGTACGTCTTTCCGGACATCGGGCACGGCCGCGACATCGGCCTGATCAACAATCTTGTCGTCGGCGAAGAGTTCAGGCGCCGCGGCTTGGGCGAGGCGCTGCTGGACGAAACCGTCGGGTACTGCCGGGCGCGCGACGTCGTCGAACTGCATCTGTGGACCGACTTCGACAACGCCGGGGCGCTCGCGCTGTATGCACGCCGTGGCTTTGTCCGGCGCTCGCTCCTCATGGAGCTCGAACTGTGAACGGCGGCGGAACGGCGCCCGCGCCGGATACCATCACGTTCGATTGTTACGGCACGCTCGTCGACTTCGACCTGAACCGCGTCACCCGCGCCATCCTCGGAGACCGCCTACGCATCGACGGCGTGCACGAGGCGGAGTTCCTGGACGACTTCCGCGTGATGCGCTTCCAGGCCGTCCTGGAGCCGTACCGTCCGTACGAAGCCCTCCTCCGCGTCACGCTGGAGCAGGCGATGCGCCTGCACGGCATGCCGTACCGCGGCGCGGACGGCGATGCGCTGGTCGCGGCGGTTCCCGCGTTCGGACCGTTCCCGGAGGTCCCGGGCGCGCTGACGCGGCTCAGAGAGAAGTACCGGCTCGCGATCATTTCGAACACCGACGACGACCTGATCCGGGGCAACGTCGAGCGAATCGGCGTGGACTTCGACTTCGTGATCACGGCGCAGCAGGCGCGCGCCTACAAGCCGCGGCGCGAGGCGTTCGAGTACGCGCTGCGCAGGGTCGGCCGGACGCCCGCGCAGGTGGTGCACGTCGCCCAAGGGTTCGAGTACGACATCATGCCGACGCACGAGTTCGGGATGCGGCGGATCTGGATCAACCGCGGCGGCCGCCGGGGCAGCAGCGCTTTCATGCCCTACGAAGAACTCCCCGACATGTCCCGCCTGCCCACCCTGCTCGGGCTCCCCCCGGCTTCAGTTCCATGAGCGCCGGCGAGTTCCGCGGCGGCCGGTCCGCCGGCTTGAACGAGATCCCGTACTGGATCGACACGGCGCCGGAGTTCCCCGACCGCGCGGGGCGGCCGCTTCCCGACCGCGCCGACGTCGCCGTTGTCGGCGGCGGCCTCACCGGCCTCAATGCCGCGATCGCGCTCGCGCGAAAGGGCGCCGCGACGGTCGTGCTCGAGCAGGGGCGGTTTGGCTCCGGCGCCGCCGGCCGGAACGGCGGCATGTGCACAACGGGGCTGTCGGTCGGACCGGCCACCGCGGTGAAGCGCTACGGCCTCGCAGCCGCCCGCGCCTACCACGATGTGTATCGCGAGGCCGTCGACTTCGTCGAGTCGCTGGTGCGGGCGGAAGGGATCGACTGCCACTTCCGGCGCGCGGGCCGGCTCGGTGTCGCGTGCAAGCCCTCGCACCACGACCGCCAGCGGGCGACCCAGAGGCTCCTGGCCGAGCAGTTCGGCCACGAGATGTTCCTCATCGGCCCGTCGGAGTTGCGGTCGGAGATCGGCTCGAACGCCTACCACGGCGCGCTGCTGGACCCGCTCAGCGCCGGACTGCACCCCGGCAAGTACGTTCGCGGGCTGACCGATGTCGCGGAGCGAGCGGGGGCCCGGCTCCATGAAAACACAAAGGTCACCGGCGTCGGACGCGAACCCGGCGGGCGCTTCCGGATCGCCACCGCGCGCGGCCCCGTGTCCGCGCGACAGGTTCTGGTGGCCACGGACGCCTACACGAGCGGCGTCTTTCCCGCCCTCCGGCGGCGCATGGTCGTCGTCGGCAGCTTCATCGTCGCAACGGAGCCGCTCGGCGAGGCGCGCGCGGCGGAGATCATCCCGCGCGCACGAATGGTGGTCGACACCAAAAATATCGGCCATTACTACCGGCTGACGCCGGACAATCGGCTGCTCTTCGGCGGCCGGGCGCGCTTCGCGCTCTCCAATCCGGGCTCCGACCGGAGGAGCGGCCGCATCCTCCGGCGCGACATGCTGGCGATCTTTCCGCAGCTCGCCGATGCGCGGATCGAATACGTCTGGGGCGGCCACGTCGGTTTCCCCGCCGACCGCATGCCGCACGCCGGCGAGATGGGCGGCCTGTACTACTCGATGGGCTATTCGGGCCACGGTGTGCAGATGGCGTCGCTCATGGGCGCGCGCATGGCCGAGATCATGGACGGACACCCCGAAGCGAATCCATGGCGGAAGCTGCAGGCGCGGCCCTTTCCGACCTACTCGGGCACGGCCTGGTTCCTGCCGTTCGTGGGCGCCTATTACAGTGTAAAGGATCGCTGGGGTTGAAGCGGCCGGAACCGGTCACACGGCCCACCGTGGGAAGGATTAGCGTGGGACCGCCGTTGGGCTAACGTGAAGGGTGGATTCACAACGTCTGGAGGTCCGACCATGAAGGCGACATGGCGCGGAGACGTCATCGCGCAGAGCGAACAGACGCTGGACGTCGGCGGCTACACGTACTTCCCGCGGGACGCCGTCCGCATGGACCTGCTGCGGATCTCACCGAAGACGCCGCACGATCTGGAGTGCCCGCACGGCGTGCAGTTCTACGACGTGGTCAACGGCGCGGCATCGAGCCCGCGCGCTGCCTGGTCTTACGAAGCCCCGCGCGACTCGATGAAGAAGGTCGACCACTGGGTCGGGTTCTGGGAGGACGTCGAGGTCGGCTAAGTTCCCCCCGCGCTAGGCAGTACCGCTTCGGGGCATCACAGGCGCCGTGGAGACGTACACCTGTCCGGCCTGCGGGCACGTGCTGGCGCGCCGGCAGGATGGCCACGGCGTCTTCTGGGACTGTCCGGCCTGCGGCGGCCGCGCGGTCGGCGTCGGCCTGCTGAAGCAGCTGCGCGATCCCGCCCTCGTCACGCGCGCGTGGCTCACGGCTGAATCAACCGCCTCGGGCGGGCGGCCGTGCCCAATGTGCGGGCGGCCGATGCATGTCGTCACCCTCGACGCGCTCCCCAAACTGGAGATCTGCCTTCTCTGCGAATTCGTCTGGTGTGACCCCAAGGTCTACGAGAGTTTGCCGGCGGGCGCCGGGGCGGCCGCCGCGGCTCAGGTCGGGGCGGACACCCCCGCGACGCGGGACTTGCCCGAAGAAGCTCGCGTGATCCTGGCCACGGAGGAGTCTCGACGCATCGCCGAGCGGGGCGCGGGAGCCGACCCACCCGATGCATGGTGGAAGTACGTCGCCGCGTTTTTCGGCATGCCCGTGCGGGACGGCCGGGAGCAGCTGGACCGGCCCCCGTGGGCCACGTGGGGGCTCGTGGCGTTCACCTGTTGCGTCAGCGGCCTGTCGTTCCTCAACCTGCCGCATTGGGTGGCCATGTTCGGGCTCATCCCGGCGCAGGCGCAGCGGTACTGGGGCCTGACCTTCGTCACGTCCTTCTTCCTCCATGCCGGCGTCTTGCACTTGGTCAGCAACATGTACTTCCTCTTGCTGTTCGGAGACAACGTCGAGGAAACGATCGGCGTCGGCCGCTACCTGCCGCTCATCTTCCTGGCCGCCGCGGCGGGCGGTGCGGTCCACGCAACGTTCGATCCCCACCGCACCGTACCGCTCATCGGCGCGTCCGGCGGGATCGCCGGGGTGATGACGTTCTACGCCTGCCAGTTCCCGGGCGTCCGGCTGAAGTTCCTCGTGGGATGGGTCCTCTACGGCCTCTACCGGTGGGTCACCGTACCGACGTGGGGCTTCTTCGCGTTCTGGATCGCGCTGCAGGGCATAGGCGCGATACAGCAGGTGGCCGGCTTCTCCAATGTCTCATCCCTCGGCCACCTGGGCGGCGCCGCCGTGGGCGCACTCTTCTACCTCGAGTGGCGGTTTGTTGGATCTGCCGCCGCGGGGCCCGAGCCGGCCGCCGGCGTTCGCCCGGCTACGGCGAGAGCCAGACCGTCCTGAGCCGCATCATCCCGTCCGGCACTTGAATGAAGCCGTGCACGCGCGTGGATTCCAGCTTGTACTCCTTCGGAAAGAACAGCGGCACGTAGGGGACGTCGTCCGCGAGAATCTCCATGGCCTGGCGGTACGCGCGCCGGCGCTGGTTCATGTCGTTGAGGTACCGCGCGGCGTCGAGGATCGTCTGCATCTTGTCGCCGGTGTAACCCACGTAGTTGAACGAGCCGAAACCCGACTGCGTCACGAACGGGTAGATGTCGAAATCCGGGTCCGGCCGCCCGCTCCATTCGATGACGCCCGACTGCGCCTGCCGGTTCGTCACGTCGCTCACGAAGGTGCCCTGCTCTTCGGTCTTGATCGTGACGCGGATCCCGGCGTCGGCCGCCATCGCCTGGACCGCTTGGGCAAGCGCGACGCGCTGCTGGCCCGGCAGGATGATGAGCGCGAACTCGAAGCCGCCCGGACGGCCGGCCGCCTGAAGCTTCTCCTTCGCCGTGGCGATGCTGCGCGGCGGCAGCTTGAAGCCCGGGTCGTACGCCGCGGTGCCGTTCGGGAACAGCGAGTAGGCGGGATACGCGGCGCCCTGCAGCACGACGTTGGCGATCGCGTTGCGGTCGATCGTCGCCGCGAACGCCTGCCGCAGCAGCTTGTTGTCGAACGGCGGCTTCGTGACGTTGAGCGAGAGCGCCGTCCACGCCATCGCGCCGTGCTCGATGAGTTTGAACCGCGCGCCGGGCGCCGCCGCCTCCTGCGTCAGCGTCTTGACCTGGGGCAGCGGCACCAGATTGATGATGTCGACGTCGCCGGACTTGACGTTGGCGACGCGGGCGTTGTCGTCCGTGATCGGCCGGAAGACGACCTCGTCGACGTAGGGCTCGCCCTTCACCCAGTAGTTGGCGTTCCGGCGCAGCGTGATGTGGTCTTGCGGCACCCGCTCCACCCACTCAAACGGGCCGGTCCCGACGGGATGCTGGGCGAAGTTCGTCCCGGCGGCCCGGGCGGCGGCCGGCGACACCATCATGCCGGCGCGGTCCGTCAGCACGTAGAGCAGCGGGCTGTAGGGCCGCTCGAGGGAGATCACGACCGTGTACGGGTCGGTCGCGGTCACGCCGGTGACCGGCCGGATCTCGCTGCGGCGCACCGAGGGGAACTTCGGGTCGAGCATCCGCTCGAAGTTGTACTTCACCGCTTCCGCGTTGAACGGCGTACCGTCGTGGAACTTCACGCCCTGCCGCAGCTTGAACGTGACGGCCCTGCCGTCCGGCGAGATCGTCCAGGAGGTCGCGAGCATGGGGACGATCGCGAGGCCGGCGTCGGTATCGACCAGCTTGTCGTAGAGGTTCTGGTAGACCTGGCGGTCGACGGCCGACCCGGAGAGATGCGGGTCCATCGTCGGCGGATCGGCGTCGAGCCCGGCCCGCAGCGTGCCGCCGCGCCGGCCGCCCTGCGCAGACGCGATCGTGAGCAGGCCGCCGAGCAGCACGGCGGCCGCCAGGAGCGCACAGATTCTCCGCACTCTGATCCCCTCCCGTGCCCTCAGATGTAGCGGTACGCGACGACCTTAGGCTGCAGGAAGTTGAGCAGATAGTCGGGGCCGCCGGCCTTGCTGTCGGTGCCGGACATGTTGAAGCCGCCGAACGGATGCGTGCCGACCATGGCGCCGGTCGACTTGCGGTTCAGGTAGAGGTTGCCGCACATGAATTCGCGCCGGGCCTTCGCGAGCTTCTCGGGATTGAGGGTGTAGACGGAACCCGTGAGCCCGAAGGCGGTCCCGTTGGCGATCCGCAACGCGTCGTCGAAGTCCCGCGCGGGGATCGCGGCGACGACGGGGCCGAAGATCTCTTCCTGGGCGATGCGCGCGTCCGGCGCGACGTCCACGAACACGGTCGGCGCGACGTAGAAGCCGCCGTCTCGCGCACGCCCGCCGCCGGTCGCCAGCCGGCCTTCGCGCCGCCCGACTTCGACGTATTCGAGGATCTTGCGCTCCGCCGCCGCGTTGATGACCGGCCCCGCGGGAAAGTTCTCCGGCCCCGGGCCGATCTCCAGCGCCCGCGCGCGTTCGACGATCATCTCCGTGAGACGGCCGTAGGCGCGCGGCGTCGCGACGACCCGCGAGCCGGCCGAGCACTTCTGGCCCTGATAGCCGTAGGCGGAGGCGATGACGCCGGCGGTCGCCGCGTCGAGGTCCGCCTCGTCGTCCACGATGATCGCGTTCTTGCCGCCCATCTCGGCGATGATGCGCTTGAGCCAGATCTGGCCGGGCGGCGTCTTCGCCGCCCGCTCGAAGAGATGCGTCCCGACTTCCTTCGAGCCGGTGAACGCGATCATCCGGACCTTCGGGTGCGAGGCGAGCGCCTCGCCGACGACGCCCCCGGAGCCGGGAATGACGTTGAGGACGCCCGGCGGCAGCCCGGCTTCGCGCAGCGCGTCGACGACCTGGTATGCGGTGGCGACGGAGTCGCTCGCCGGCTTCATCACGACCGTATTGCCGGACGCGATCGCACCGATCGTCATGCCGGTCGGAATCGC from bacterium harbors:
- a CDS encoding rhomboid family intramembrane serine protease produces the protein METYTCPACGHVLARRQDGHGVFWDCPACGGRAVGVGLLKQLRDPALVTRAWLTAESTASGGRPCPMCGRPMHVVTLDALPKLEICLLCEFVWCDPKVYESLPAGAGAAAAAQVGADTPATRDLPEEARVILATEESRRIAERGAGADPPDAWWKYVAAFFGMPVRDGREQLDRPPWATWGLVAFTCCVSGLSFLNLPHWVAMFGLIPAQAQRYWGLTFVTSFFLHAGVLHLVSNMYFLLLFGDNVEETIGVGRYLPLIFLAAAAGGAVHATFDPHRTVPLIGASGGIAGVMTFYACQFPGVRLKFLVGWVLYGLYRWVTVPTWGFFAFWIALQGIGAIQQVAGFSNVSSLGHLGGAAVGALFYLEWRFVGSAAAGPEPAAGVRPATARARPS
- a CDS encoding DUF427 domain-containing protein — translated: MKATWRGDVIAQSEQTLDVGGYTYFPRDAVRMDLLRISPKTPHDLECPHGVQFYDVVNGAASSPRAAWSYEAPRDSMKKVDHWVGFWEDVEVG
- a CDS encoding haloacid dehalogenase type II — encoded protein: MNGGGTAPAPDTITFDCYGTLVDFDLNRVTRAILGDRLRIDGVHEAEFLDDFRVMRFQAVLEPYRPYEALLRVTLEQAMRLHGMPYRGADGDALVAAVPAFGPFPEVPGALTRLREKYRLAIISNTDDDLIRGNVERIGVDFDFVITAQQARAYKPRREAFEYALRRVGRTPAQVVHVAQGFEYDIMPTHEFGMRRIWINRGGRRGSSAFMPYEELPDMSRLPTLLGLPPASVP
- a CDS encoding GNAT family N-acetyltransferase, with product MAQIRRAVDQDFEAAHRLLEQLMPAPSNLRHAIWSRTLAHQGYAAWIAEVDGRPAGFIDLYVFPDIGHGRDIGLINNLVVGEEFRRRGLGEALLDETVGYCRARDVVELHLWTDFDNAGALALYARRGFVRRSLLMELEL
- a CDS encoding ABC transporter substrate-binding protein, with the protein product MRRICALLAAAVLLGGLLTIASAQGGRRGGTLRAGLDADPPTMDPHLSGSAVDRQVYQNLYDKLVDTDAGLAIVPMLATSWTISPDGRAVTFKLRQGVKFHDGTPFNAEAVKYNFERMLDPKFPSVRRSEIRPVTGVTATDPYTVVISLERPYSPLLYVLTDRAGMMVSPAAARAAGTNFAQHPVGTGPFEWVERVPQDHITLRRNANYWVKGEPYVDEVVFRPITDDNARVANVKSGDVDIINLVPLPQVKTLTQEAAAPGARFKLIEHGAMAWTALSLNVTKPPFDNKLLRQAFAATIDRNAIANVVLQGAAYPAYSLFPNGTAAYDPGFKLPPRSIATAKEKLQAAGRPGGFEFALIILPGQQRVALAQAVQAMAADAGIRVTIKTEEQGTFVSDVTNRQAQSGVIEWSGRPDPDFDIYPFVTQSGFGSFNYVGYTGDKMQTILDAARYLNDMNQRRRAYRQAMEILADDVPYVPLFFPKEYKLESTRVHGFIQVPDGMMRLRTVWLSP
- a CDS encoding FAD-binding oxidoreductase produces the protein MNEIPYWIDTAPEFPDRAGRPLPDRADVAVVGGGLTGLNAAIALARKGAATVVLEQGRFGSGAAGRNGGMCTTGLSVGPATAVKRYGLAAARAYHDVYREAVDFVESLVRAEGIDCHFRRAGRLGVACKPSHHDRQRATQRLLAEQFGHEMFLIGPSELRSEIGSNAYHGALLDPLSAGLHPGKYVRGLTDVAERAGARLHENTKVTGVGREPGGRFRIATARGPVSARQVLVATDAYTSGVFPALRRRMVVVGSFIVATEPLGEARAAEIIPRARMVVDTKNIGHYYRLTPDNRLLFGGRARFALSNPGSDRRSGRILRRDMLAIFPQLADARIEYVWGGHVGFPADRMPHAGEMGGLYYSMGYSGHGVQMASLMGARMAEIMDGHPEANPWRKLQARPFPTYSGTAWFLPFVGAYYSVKDRWG
- a CDS encoding RidA family protein; the protein is MPREDVAVRGMHKTTGYSHAAKAGGLVYVAGQIAQDVEGNLVGRGDIEAQAVQIFENLKTVLASAGTSLDQVVKLTTFTTNVVYRQKIAEVRARYFKDYFPPNTFLVVASLATPDYLLEIEAVAACP
- the pruA gene encoding L-glutamate gamma-semialdehyde dehydrogenase gives rise to the protein MPMTVSPFRTEPLTDFAQPAGRQAMEQAIRGVGAELGREFPLLIDGREVRSGATFRSINPSQADQTVAVVQQGTGDHVEQAVQAALRAYESWQRVPAEERCALLLRAAAILRHRRLRAAAWMSFEVGKNWTEADADVAEALDFLEYYARESLRYAHGPALPPLAGEMSEYQYIPLGVVAVISPWNFPLAIPTGMTIGAIASGNTVVMKPASDSVATAYQVVDALREAGLPPGVLNVIPGSGGVVGEALASHPKVRMIAFTGSKEVGTHLFERAAKTPPGQIWLKRIIAEMGGKNAIIVDDEADLDAATAGVIASAYGYQGQKCSAGSRVVATPRAYGRLTEMIVERARALEIGPGPENFPAGPVINAAAERKILEYVEVGRREGRLATGGGRARDGGFYVAPTVFVDVAPDARIAQEEIFGPVVAAIPARDFDDALRIANGTAFGLTGSVYTLNPEKLAKARREFMCGNLYLNRKSTGAMVGTHPFGGFNMSGTDSKAGGPDYLLNFLQPKVVAYRYI